One genomic region from Magallana gigas chromosome 3, xbMagGiga1.1, whole genome shotgun sequence encodes:
- the LOC105326981 gene encoding cholecystokinin receptor-like yields the protein MNTTALSTETANISSTGSGDGGPIHAVVGMLSFFSVIGTTGNALVLYVYTRKRNKLAATVFIISLATTDLTTSIVVMPYTIVIEYLNYYVKYDIFCKMYMFFITSNVPFAAFIMVGIAFDRYFCIVHPFKHLMNAQRAKIITASMALLAFTLGIITALNYSVYEGCGGVNDTCVVKFTGVCKTSEILLPHTFTLYYQRLYTALFFLALLVVMVLYALIYRSVLIRRAKRRRQRRSMCSYTTSKESWFQEYRFSMVSSLRKNSEEKNEKSNSAVESELLRQLAIRERGLVANIKTALMLFVVTAVFILVFLPAWLMAHQIIDYNRVIFYMYFAYNVANPIIYAFMNKAFRRQLKIVFKC from the coding sequence ATGAATACAACTGCCCTGTCCACAGAGACGGCTAACATCAGCAGTACGGGTTCTGGAGATGGGGGACCCATTCACGCCGTTGTGGGCATGCTGTCTTTCTTCAGCGTCATCGGAACTACTGGGAATGCTCTTGTTCTGTATGTATACACGAGGAAACGCAATAAACTGGCGGCGACCGTGTTCATTATATCACTGGCCACCACAGATTTGACGACCAGTATTGTGGTCATGCCGTATACCATTGTGATAGAATACCTGAACTACTATGTCAAGTACGACATATTCtgtaaaatgtatatgtttttCATAACATCGAACGTTCCTTTTGCTGCATTTATCATGGTGGGCATTGCCTTTGATAGATATTTCTGCATTGTTCATCCGTTCAAACACCTAATGAACGCGCAAAGAGCGAAGATCATCACAGCATCCATGGCTCTTTTGGCGTTCACGCTGGGCATAATCACGGCATTGAACTACAGTGTATACGAGGGTTGTGGAGGTGTGAACGATACGTGTGTTGTGAAATTCACGGGGGTTTGCAAAACCTCAGAAATCTTACTTCCACATACGTTTACACTGTACTATCAGAGACTGTACACAGCGCTGTTTTTCTTGGCTCTCCTTGTAGTCATGGTGTTGTACGCTCTGATTTACCGCTCTGTTTTAATCCGGCGGGCCAAAAGAAGACGCCAGAGACGCTCAATGTGTTCATACACCACTTCAAAAGAATCCTGGTTTCAGGAATACAGATTTTCGATGGTGTCCAGTTTAAGGAAAAATTCAGAGGAGAAAAATGAGAAAAGTAATAGTGCAGTCGAGTCCGAACTTTTGCGACAATTAGCCATCCGGGAACGCGGGCTTGTCGCCAACATTAAAACAGCTTTGATGTTATTTGTTGTTACAGCTGTTTTCATATTAGTTTTTCTACCTGCTTGGTTAATGGCACACCAAATAATTGACTACAATCGGgtcatattttacatgtatttcgcCTATAATGTTGCTAACCCTATTATATATGCGTTTATGAACAAAGCATTCAGACGCCAGTTAAAAATCGTGTTCAAATGTTGA